A stretch of the Lactuca sativa cultivar Salinas chromosome 9, Lsat_Salinas_v11, whole genome shotgun sequence genome encodes the following:
- the LOC111883954 gene encoding uncharacterized protein LOC111883954 — MPLTKLVADALGVVTISLVTISSLIGTLCILYSFYFRSHIRTQGYNRLKYFSGPWVIRIIFIFFTIWWGLGEILRLDFIRQEGRLLNTLNLKWQDIICKCYIVSNLGFSEPCLFLTLVFLLRASLQKTESGPLSQNWNFKTTIYILLFCFPILALQTLVVIFGHHYETGDRGYFFKITSPPSSRCYYPLTSTTLLGLFATLLNMYLFYLGRKILNLVISKGLRKRVFILIITVSSFFPLRVVLLGLSVLSKPGDTLFEILAFLAFLSILCCAEVAVCVLVYYPIADSLELKNLQDIEDRRRIIEEYNDTLSLIANQSPVSGGADSGKQGSISFRMNERGEEGGSGAFVELSLFSPSQRSSPVGSPRLLGWPMLPPSSGG; from the coding sequence ATGCCCCTGACAAAATTAGTTGCTGATGCACTTGGTGTGGTCACAATATCACTAGTCACCATCTCATCACTCATTGGTACACTTTGCATCCTCTACTCCTTTTACTTCCGTTCCCACATTCGCACCCAAGGGTATAATCGTCTCAAATATTTCTCTGGTCCGTGGGTCATCcgtatcatcttcatcttcttcacaatCTGGTGGGGCCTCGGTGAAATCCTCCGCCTTGATTTCATCCGCCAAGAAGGGCGTTTACTCAACACCCTTAACCTAAAATGGCAAGACATTATCTGCAAATGTTACATAGTATCAAACCTAGGATTCTCCGAACCGTGTCTCTTCCTAACCCTAGTTTTTCTCCTTCGCGCATCCTTACAAAAAACCGAATCCGGTCCCTTGAGCCAAAAttggaacttcaaaacaacaATTTACATTCTCTTATTTTGTTTCCCGATTCTTGCCCTTCAAACGCTCGTTGTCATATTCGGGCATCATTATGAGACGGGTGACCGCGGTTACTTTTTCAAAATTACATCCCCGCCCTCCTCGCGTTGCTACTACCCGTTAACGAGCACTACCCTTCTTGGTCTTTTCGCAACTTTGTTAAACATGTACTTGTTTTATCTAGGAAGGAAAATCTTAAACTTAGTGATAAGCAAAGGGTTGAGAAAGCGTGTGTTCATATTGATAATCACAGTGTCAAGTTTCTTTCCTTTGCGCGTTGTGTTACTAGGTTTATCGGTTTTGTCAAAACCGGGGGACACTTTGTTTGAGATTCTCGCGTTCTTGGCTTTTTTGTCGATTTTATGTTGTGCTGAGGTGGCGGTTTGTGTGCTTGTTTATTATCCGATTGCGGACTCATTGGAATTGAAGAATTTGCAAGATATAGAAGATAGGAGAAGGATTATTGAAGAATATAATGATACCCTTTCGTTGATTGCTAACCAAAGTCCTGTTAGTGGAGGGGCAGATTCGGGAAAACAAGGGTCGATTTCGTTTCGGATGAATGAGAGAGGAGAGGAAGGGGGTTCAGGGGCGTTTGTGGAATTAAGTTTGTTTTCGCCTAGTCAGCGGTCGAGTCCCGTGGGGTCACCAAGGTTATTGGGGTGGCCTATGTTGCCTCCTTCTTCGGGAGGTTGA
- the LOC111883972 gene encoding cytochrome c encodes MASFEQAPGGDAKVGEKIFKTKCAQCHTVEKGAGHKQGPNLNGLFGRQSGTTAGYSYSAANKNMAVTWGENTLYDYLLNPKKYIPGTKMVFPGLKKPQDRADLIAYLKQSTS; translated from the exons ATGGCGTCATTCGAGCAAGCACCAGGAGGCGATGCTAAAGTCGGAGAGAAGATATTCAAAACCAAGTGCGCTCAGTGCCACACCGTCGAAAAAGGAGCCGGTCACAAGCAAG GGCCAAATCTGAATGGTCTTTTTGGAAGGCAATCTGGCACCACAGCAGGGTATTCTTATTCTGCTGCCAACAAGAATATGGCTGTGACCTGGGGAGAGAATACACTCTATGACTACTTACTAAACCCTAAGAAG TATATCCCTggaacaaagatggttttccctGGATTGAAGAAACCACAAGATCGAGCTGATCTTATTGCTTATTTGAAGCAATCAACTTCTTGA
- the LOC111883979 gene encoding mitogen-activated protein kinase kinase kinase 17, whose product MSGNGDDELSPSLLPCEWVRGKMIGSGSFGVVHLAINKSSGSLFVVKSSESQEGDQSLENEASVLKSLDSPHIVQCLGKDVSFGENGHTKTNLFIEYMAAGSLGDVAEKLGGKLDEGVIRVYTREILKGLKYLHDSGIVHGDVKCQNVLLGPCGTVKLADFGCARRLLSGTGTTGAINRKFLCGTPLWMAPEVLRNEGLDFSADIWSLGCTVIEMATGRTPWGELGVSNQMAAILKIASSNELPSFPRDFSKSGLDFLNKCLVRKAERRSTVDELLNHPFIKGEMVIKKHEMYSPLSVLDMGDDGYGSDESEEMKVMSKIPFSVRRYEKRKSTQRQCTENEMVSQENWVTVRT is encoded by the coding sequence ATGTCGGGAAACGGGGATGATGAGTTGTCTCCATCTCTTTTGCCATGCGAATGGGTTCGTGGCAAAATGATCGGATCAGGCTCATTCGGGGTTGTTCATTTGGCCATCAACAAATCCAGCGGCTCACTTTTCGTGGTGAAGTCATCCGAATCTCAAGAGGGGGATCAGTCTCTTGAGAACGAAGCTAGCGTTCTCAAGAGCCTGGATTCCCCTCACATTGTACAATGCCTTGGAAAAGACGTTTCCTTCGGCGAAAACGGTCACACAAAAACAAATCTTTTCATTGAGTACATGGCAGCCGGAAGTCTCGGTGATGTCGCCGAGAAACTCGGTGGAAAATTAGACGAGGGAGTCATCCGTGTCTACACCCGGGAAATCCTCAAAGGATTGAAGTATCTCCACGATAGTGGAATCGTCCACGGTGATGTTAAATGCCAAAATGTGCTTTTGGGTCCGTGTGGGACCGTAAAGTTAGCTGATTTCGGTTGTGCCCGACGGCTACTGTCGGGCACAGGCACCACTGGAGCCATCAATCGGAAGTTCCTCTGTGGAACTCCGTTGTGGATGGCTCCAGAAGTTCTTAGGAACGAAGGGCTAGATTTCTCAGCAGATATCTGGTCTTTAGGGTGCACCGTTATTGAAATGGCAACGGGGCGGACCCCATGGGGTGAACTCGGGGTGTCGAATCAAATGGCGGCAATTTTGAAGATTGCTTCGAGCAACGAATTGCCTTCATTTCCTCGGGATTTTTCGAAATCCGGTTTGGATTTTCTCAACAAGTGTTTGGTGAGGAAGGCAGAAAGGAGATCTACCGTTGATGAGCTTCTAAATCATCCATTCATCAAGGGCGAAATGGTAATTAAAAAACATGAAATGTATTCGCCGTTGAGTGTTTTGGATATGGGTGATGACGGTTATGGTTCGGATGAGTCTGAGGAGATGAAAGTTATGAGTAAAATACCATTTTCAGTTCGCCGTTATGAGAAGAGAAAGTCGACACAAAGGCAATGTACAGAAAATGAGATGGTGTCACAGGAAAATTGGGTCACAGTTAGGACCTAA
- the LOC111883956 gene encoding uncharacterized protein LOC111883956 yields MWRSDDSLYSSSWSSKPSNLPPPPASSKETGSSSPKGQLCRQFTIDEIRSATQNFKESLLIGTGGFGKLYKGTIKNGTTTSIVAVKQWNHAFNQGAQEFQAEVQLVSMLRHPNIVCLIGYCTDDKEMILVYEYMSNGSLEEHLHKHNTQLSWSQRLQICIDVARALHYLHSGSGQEVIHGNLTSSDILLDSQWGAKITDFGLSKIISFDDCSTHVSTAVSAFSGTLGDIDPEYMATGRLSKKSDVYSFGVVLLEVLCRRRVVDTGLKKEQQGLVRWAQDCVRRGKLKQIIDPELKGHILHTCLNDYVKIVEECLRESQNQRLTMDEVVSGLESILALQERSDHKSIPQMGITTSDWRLDKQFSHGRRNSGGSYFSKVTRLLSAKSLLHKGDHGHISKQTNSPPLSASSKETGLSFPKGETCRRFTISQIRSATQDFNESLVIGKGGFGSVYKGTIKKGTTTTTTVAVKRWKSTSSQGVQEFKTEVYLLPLLQHPNIVCLIGYCTDAKEMILVYEYMSNGSLGDHLNKRITPLSWSQRLKICLEVARALVYLHNGSSGQEVIYNNVKSADILLDNQWVAKIADFGLSKTIPFDDYPTDVISTAVVGTAGYLDPEYVATGRLSKKTDVYSFGVLLLEVLCRRRAIDLSLVQEQVELVRWAQDCLRLGKLEQIIDPELRGRISLKCLNDYVRIVECCLRDRQEPRITMAQVLFGLESIMALHERTDHNSIPQMGITTSDWRLQKYFFSSGENSGGREPEKDFNVIWKPYEMTPMRSIRFSGEDSDQASEPDDEVIVQELPSEEETMKSLYELMQLEYIQRAGGLMRMIDFLHLIWFYPMKKEAEVNFGSLLDKFSSFNKCIRKLQDSSRDERYLMEIQKLLQDIEEDFDDAAFDMVAYLPEGLQVPLASFWSGIPEVHASAIASATQRAISCITDLKVKKLGTAGSGALEIAEILKDMPELRRAFDMVLCVHVKHESIEELMNDIEEEMHLWRKRSLETGSKINVLNKFPNCLLFVDCSDSYIDFHDPEFNLSKWFGTVQIVITENAYCPVDIEIRVEDHLLPWILFSTNVDLETVGKYSEIQQMAAQLIEKCNGHLLAIILLARALRGVVDVGVWVLALNELSSLEKPSSSSSSLEKPSSSSSSQMGVTNDVMVRVLRFIWSRMESLSQRCIVQFTSHYIGSKIKKSSLINSWTKDGLVKGEQEAEDVFEDVIRSFLIEQVGGNCVRMRNEIRVILVTYFVESLPRGYGLYPKQDGSEPNKMPNIEESDAWEIHLSNNIISELPNNPNCPLLVNLFLHFNQDLTDIPVTFFDNMPSLQVLDLSSTSINCLPSSISKLTTLGKLFIRDCDLLMELPPEIGALKNLKVFDSEGTQLVCLPEQFGSLTKLECLKFSLYKQSNQSMQIILAAVLSKLLRLKELSICVDLYGERWEDEVKLIINILPKFRKLKSLTLYFPTTELLSIFMETKSWRKVPIYQHLSNFGFIVGHIQQRLISRVPLDLHKTFVKLPKCFTYTNGEEDLEAISMALTDAAALFLDRHWTLQSLSALGLVEMEKLKFCLLSECNEMLQIVNGLHLEDFFVRPVLGSLQHLSIHYMKSLLCIWNGPIHSQCLSNLKTLAMHSCPELRTIFTQGLLESLTCLECLIIEDCTMINSLVSLGSYNSTSTRYLPSLKKISLLHLPELVSISRGISVAPRLVSLVVYDCPKLEKLSYMKAFDNDIKEIKGENEWWDALKWCEPEWTGGPPNYLANVFIPLGTNGDIMDELADAVNILPHLSD; encoded by the exons ATGTGGAGAAGCGATGATTCTCTTTACAGTTCCTCATGGTCGTCCAAACCGTCCAATTTGCCACCTCCACCTGCATCGAGTAAGGAGACCGGATCATCGTCCCCAAAGGGACAACTTTGCCGTCAATTTACGATTGATGAGATTCGATCCGCCACCCAAAATTTCAAAGAAAGCTTGCTCATAGGGACAGGTGGATTCGGGAAGTTGTACAAAGGCACAATCAAGAATGGAACAACAACCAGTATTGTGGCTGTTAAGCAGTGGAACCACGCTTTTAATCAAGGCGCCCAAGAGTTTCAGGCTGAAGTTCAATTAGTTTCTATGTTGCGACACCCTAACATAGTGTGTTTGATTGGATATTGTACTGATGACAAAGAGATGATCCTTGTTTACGAATATATGTCCAATGGAAGCCTTGAAGAGCACCTACACAAGCACAATACTCAATTATCTTGGTCGCAAAGGCTTCAGATATGTATTGATGTTGCACGTGCATTACACTACCTCCACAGTGGTAGTGGGCAAGAGGTCATACACGGCAATCTTACAAGCTCAGATATTTTGTTAGATAGCCAGTGGGGAGCCAAAATCACAGACTTTGGATTGTCTAAAATAATCTCTTTCGATGACTGCTCTACCCATGTTAGTACTGCTGTTTCTGCCTTTTCAGGCACGCTTGGGGATATTGATCCAGAATATATGGCAACAGGCAGACTAAGCAAGAAGTCTGATGTGTATTCCTTTGGAGTGGTTTTGTTGGAAGTGTTATGCAGGAGGCGTGTAGTTGATACAGGTCTTAAAAAGGAACAGCAAGGACTGGTGAGATGGGCTCAAGACTGTGTGAGAAGAGGGAAACTAAAGCAGATCATAGATCCAGAGTTGAAGGGGCACATTTTACATACGTGCTTGAATGATTATGTGAAAATAGTGGAAGAGTGTTTGCGTGAAAGTCAAAATCAACGTTTAACAATGGATGAGGTTGTTTCTGGTCTTGAGTCTATATTGGCATTACAAGAGAGAAGTGATCATAAATCTATTCCCCAAATGGGTATAACCACATCTGATTGGAGGTTGGATAAGCAATTCTCCCATGGACGAAGAAACTCTG GGGGAAGCTACTTTAGCAAGGTGACAAGGCTTTTGTCTGCCAAATCCCTTTTGCATAAGGGAGATCATGGTCACATATCCAAACAGACCAATTCGCCACCTCTGTCTGCATCTAGTAAGGAGACCGGATTATCGTTTCCAAAGGGAGAAACTTGCCGTAGATTTACAATTTCTCAGATTCGATCCGCCACACAAGACTTCAACGAAAGCTTGGTGATAGGGAAAGGTGGATTCGGCAGTGTGTACAAAGGCACAATCAAGAaaggaacaacaacaacaactactgtGGCTGTTAAGAGGTGGAAGTCCACTTCATCCCAAGGCGTCCAAGAGTTTAAGACTGAAGTGTATTTACTTCCTTTGTTGCAACACCCTAACATAGTGTGTTTGATTGGATATTGTACCGATGCCAAAGAGATGATCCTTGTTTACGAATATATGTCCAATGGAAGCCTTGGAGACCATCTAAACAAGCGGATCACTCCTTTATCTTGGTCACAAAGGCTCAAAATATGTCTTGAGGTTGCACGTGCATTAGTATACCTCCACAATGGGAGTAGTGGGCAAGAGGTCATATACAACAATGTGAAGAGCGCAGATATTTTGTTAGATAACCAGTGGGTAGCAAAAATCGCAGACTTTGGATTGTCTAAAACAATCCCTTTTGATGACTACCCTACCGATGTAATTAGTACTGCCGTTGTAGGCACAGCTGGGTATTTAGATCCAGAATATGTGGCAACTGGCAGACTAAGTAAGAAGACTGATGTGTATTCCTTTGGAGTGCTTCTATTGGAAGTGCTATGCAGGAGGCGTGCAATCGATTTAAGTCTTGTTCAGGAACAAGTAGAATTGGTGAGATGGGCTCAAGACTGTTTGAGACTAGGGAAACTAGAGCAGATCATTGATCCAGAGTTGAGGGGTCGGATTTCACTTAAATGCTTAAATGATTATGTAAGAATAGTGGAATGCTGTTTGCGTGATCGTCAAGAGCCACGTATTACAATGGCTCAGGTTCTTTTTGGTCTTGAGTCTATAATGGCATTACATGAGAGAACTGATCATAATTCAATTCCCCAAATGGGTATAACTACATCTGATTGGAGGTTGcagaaatattttttttcatcCGGAGAGAACTCAG GGGGAAGAGAGCCGGAAAAGGATTTtaatgttatatggaaaccatatgaAATGACTCCAATGAGAAGTATCCGGTTCTCTGGTGAGGATTCTGATCAAGCTAGTGAGCCAGACGATGAAGTCATTGTTCAAGAGTTGCCATCTGAAGAAGAAAccatgaagtccttgtatgaaTTGATGCAGTTGGAGTATATACAACGAGCTGGTGGATTGATGAGGATGATTGACTTTTTACACCTCATCTGGTTTTACCCTATGAAAAAAGAAGCGGAGGTCAACTTTGGGTCTCTTTTAGACAAGTTTTCCTCATTTAATAAGTGCATTAGAAAGTTACAAGACTCTTCAAGGGATGAACGCTACCTGATGGAGATTCAAAAACTTCTTCAAGACATCGAAGAAGATTTTGATGATGCTGCTTTTGATATGGTGGCCTATTTACCAGAAGGCTTGCAAGTTCCTTTAGCAAGTTTTTGGTCAGGTATACCAGAAGTCCATGCAAGTGCAATTGCTTCAGCCACTCAACGAGCTATAAGTTGTATAACTGATTTGAAAGTCAAGAAGCTTGGAACTGCAGGAAGTGGTGCTCTTGAAATAGCCGAAATATTAAAGGATATGCCAGAGTTAAGAAGAGCCTTTGATATGGTGTTGTGTGTACATGTAAAACATGAAAGCATCGAAGAGCTTATGAATGACATAGAAGAAGAGATGCATTTGTGGAGGAAAAGAAGTTTGGAAACTGGCAGTAAAATAAACGTTCTCAATAAGTTCCCAAACTGCTTGTTGTTCGTAGATTGCAGTGACTCTTATATCGATTTTCATGACCCTGAATTCAATCTTTCCAAATGGTTTGGAACAGTGCAGATAGTGATTACAGAAAATGCTTATTGCCCAGTGGATATAGAGATCAGAGTTGAGGATCATCTTCTACCTTGGATATTATTCTCTACAAATGTTGACCTAGAAACAGTGGGCAAGTACTCTGAAATTCAACAAATGGCAGCACAATTAATCGAAAAGTGCAATGGTCATTTACTTGCCATCATTTTACTTGCAAGGGCTTTGAGAGGCGTGGTTGATGTTGGTGTATGGGTACTTGCATTAAACGAATTATCCTCACTCGAGAAgccttcttcatcatcatcctcaCTAGAGAagccttcttcatcttcatcatcacagATGGGTGTCACAAATGATGTCATGGTGAGGGTATTGAGATTCATTTGGTCTCGCATGGAATCCTTGTCTCAGAGGTGCATCGTACAATTCACATCACACTACATAGGATCCAAAATAAAAAAGTCTTCTTTGATAAACAGTTGGACTAAAGATGGCCTGGTAAAAGGCGAACAAGAAGCAGAAGATGTCTTTGAAGATGTTATAAGGTCTTTCCTTATAGAGCAAGTCGGGGGAAATTGTGTTAGAATGAGAAATGAGATTCGAGTTATTTTAGTTACTTACTTTGTAGAGTCTCTACCTCGTGGATATGGACTTTATCCTAAACAAGATGGTTCAGAACCAAACAAAATGCCAAACATTGAAGAGTCGGATGCCTGGGAAATCCATTTAAGTAATAACATAATATCCGAGCTTCCAAATAACCCCAACTGCCCCCTTCTTGTGAATTTGTTCTTGCACTTCAATCAAGATCTGACTGATATTCCTGTCACATTCTTCGATAACATGCCGAGCCTCCAAGTTCTAGATTTGTCCAGCACGAGCATAAACTGTTTGCCATCTTCCATTTCTAAGTTGACAACTCTTGGAAAATTATTCATAAGAGACTGTGACCTTCTGATGGAACTACCACCTGAAATTGGAGCCCTTAAGAATCTCAAGGTATTTGATTCAGAAGGAACACAACTTGTATGCTTACCAGAGCAATTTGGGTCGCTAACCAAGTTAGAATGCTTGAAGTTTTCTTTGTACAAACAAAGCAACCAAAGTATGCAAATAATTCTTGCAGCAGTTTTATCAAAGCTCCTACGGCTAAAGGAACTAAGCATTTGTGTGGATTTGTATGGTGAACGGTGGGAAGATGAGGTCAAACTTATCATCAACATTTTGCCTAAATTTCGGAAATTGAAATCTCTGACATTGTATTTCCCAACCACAGAACTTCTGAGCATATTTATGGAGACAAAGAGCTGGCGAAAGGTCCCAATTTACCAACATTTGTCGAATTTTGGTTTCATTGTTGGTCACATTCAACAACGTTTGATATCCCGTGTCCCACTTGACCTTCATAAGACCTTTGTAAAACTTCCCAAGTGCTTCACATATACAAATGGCGAGGAGGACCTAGAAGCTATTTCCATGGCGCTTACAGATGCTGCTGCTCTTTTCTTGGACCGCCACTGGACTCTCCAGTCCTTGTCTGCCTTAGGACTGGTGGAGATGGAGAAGCTGAAATTCTGCCTGTTGTCGGAATGCAATGAGATGCTGCAGATTGTCAATGGACTCCATTTAGAAGATTTTTTTGTAAGACCAGTTCTTGGATCATTACAACATCTCTCAATTCATTACATGAAGAGTCTCCTTTGCATCTGGAATGGTCCAATTCATAGTCAGTGTCTGTCCAATCTAAAAACCTTGGCGATGCATTCATGCCCTGAGTTGAGGACCATTTTTACACAGGGGTTGCTTGAAAGTCTCACTTGCTTAGAGTGTCTTATCATTGAAGACTGTACTATGATCAATAGCCTTGTTAGTTTGGGATCCTACAACTCTACATCAACTCGTTATCTTCCAAGCTTGAAAAAGATATCACTTCTACACCTCCCTGAATTGGTTAGCATCTCTCGTGGTATAAGTGTTGCCCCACGATTGGTAAGTCTGGTCGTTTATGATTGCCCAAAACTTGAGAAACTATCCTACATGAAAGCATTTGATAATGATATCAAGGAAATTAAAGGAGAGAATGAATGGTGGGATGCATTGAAATGGTGTGAACCGGAGTGGACTGGTGGTCCACCTAACTATCTGGCTAATGTTTTCATCCCACTTGGAACAAATGGTGACATTATGGATGAACTAGCTGATGCTGTCAACATTCTCCCGCATTTAAGTGATTAG